Proteins encoded by one window of Candidatus Megaera polyxenophila:
- a CDS encoding non-ribosomal peptide synthetase: MKNLKILIIGKEETLIQAVESIELQGHTIVACVSDSKKIQEYALIQKLKYFSISDLDESIKFDYAIVLDDIEINSQLIYKTGFNKWIRTLQKFASDYNGEKPVLSSIYNFESFIWYTYCSESGEILRIIPNSEQEFSNASASIIETLYCILVDLSRDSLNCENLYHTKIISLPCEIIDHLNLYLNPSKLDTKILLITAFNVLLSKYFPFNYSEYLSIGILTDIDSESELDITRTCKLLTIPENTNSNFTSYISLYFKKLLQTIPRNNNSLRHVLDSNQAKIELSLSNNLSDSIRYFRAFFCRFDKSQDNHHLLIVKYIPKYYSTYFIDDFSKNFINLLYNLTKNPSIHIDKISFLQTQESISQIPIEYSGYENVISLIEQKVNEFPDQIAVKYLEESLTYKELQRKSNFIAYQLLRNKIKKGDFIGVLAERSIEFIYIIIGIMKAGGCYLPINPKLPIERIRHIVESTNMQIVLTEQDGNYYEDLFSDGRITFYDLLNSEVEIDTFLPFIQEKDLSYILFTSGTTGMPKGVVIEHGALADRLLWLKEMLSINQNDIILHHSNISFDTSIEEIFLPLISGSTLVLAPRDIHDKIADFNTIINFYKVTCVEFVPSLLKLFINLSDLRSCTSLKYVISGGEPLSYQLTQKFYQLAPYCLLLNLYGPTEATMNAAYYICQPQEIERTRYIPIGFPVANLNFYILDQNRYIVPFGGIGELYLKGHGIAAGYIRNNAKLEQCSILDKNLGVLYKTGDLVRYLTDHALEFIGRVDRQIKLRGYRIELEEIENVISKYHLLNQNAVVLYGQNESTTKIVAFISLIHKNDEELHVLENEIREFCGKSLPYYMIPSLFVFLPKLPFLPSGKIDYTSLLRSLDKVDAKDTNVDIHFINEIEKIIYEVWLTILEEDVPSFNTNFFSLGGNSLSAVQMISMLRAKGIYLEISDIFANATIEALANKASKKNYATKESSIIVPLKERTRIPLSYAQQRLWYLYQLEGGGSSAYNMPMIFQLDGVLHVSYLKEAINIIIQRHEILRTIFKSKNGEPWQEILPKNNIELNPIKVSQKELENLIVNETHIPFNIETGPLARYRLFKVKDNCNILVITMHNIITDGWSEGIFIKELNSIYNALINKQEPSLPNLTIQYADYSVWQKHKINQDKQAESLPYWINKLSGFTELKLVSEVCIDNAGEAIGQDIKIDIYCPDLITAIHKLAKEKNTSPYVILVTAYTVLLSFYSNQDDVTFGTGFAGRNITELENLIGFFVNTIVLRNDLNGNPTFYELIEKVKITCDEAQQHQDVPFEKIVDALMLEREENKNPIFQTLFILQKYGDTIDLALSNLICSNIITNRKTSTFDITFNLMLEAKGLSGDIQYNAKLFSKKFIQSILNTFYRILNLLVNNPKSSVKSVNIMDQVELLSILNDWNQTEVVYNEEQHVYKNFEVQANLFPNNVAFIYKDESITYKDLNRRVEKLASLLRSKLENSTSVSSNHDIIGIYMEKSIEYVISMLAIMKIGSAFLPLDPEFPIERLNYYIQDSGVTYAVCDSNLPNLNQLNVSNFIEIDSYVQDYYVINKEIRLDSSNLCYVIYTSGSTGVPKGVEICHGAVNNLLKFMGDKLNFSSNERMLSLTSINFDIVYLELLLPLMYGASCIITPINEVRDNILVKNLITKFNPTYIQATPSFWSTFIKDNEKYKNINILTGGEILHTKLAQNLCDIFQDVWNVYGPTEVTIWSTIKKIDNPNQITIGTPIANTKCYVLDEYLKPVPTGVIGELYISGKGLATGYRNKQELTDLFFIPNPFLSTYVTDYKKIYKTGDLVRYTYTGEIQYIGRKDQQIKMRGHRIELLEIEANILKYETIKEVVVIFTEDIIRAYCVPKNQSIRLNFNDIYEFICKLLPVYMIPSKWHEIKQIPKTHSGKIDRNNLLLNIVGDQQQKTTLDIEPFNDIQSRLLKIWNSVLKIDTITLTDSFYMIGGHSLLIPPIVASINSEFATQMTIRDFIPNNTLLKLSKYIESKFELL, from the coding sequence ATGAAAAATCTAAAAATTCTTATTATAGGTAAAGAAGAAACCTTAATTCAAGCTGTTGAATCGATTGAACTACAAGGTCATACTATAGTAGCGTGTGTTAGTGATTCTAAAAAAATTCAAGAATATGCGTTGATTCAAAAACTAAAATATTTCAGTATTTCAGACCTAGATGAAAGCATAAAGTTTGATTATGCAATAGTTTTAGATGATATAGAGATTAATTCACAACTAATTTATAAAACTGGCTTTAATAAATGGATTAGAACACTTCAAAAATTCGCTTCAGACTACAATGGGGAAAAACCTGTTTTAAGTAGTATATACAATTTTGAATCTTTTATATGGTATACATATTGTTCAGAATCAGGAGAAATATTAAGAATTATACCAAATTCTGAGCAAGAATTCAGTAATGCTTCGGCAAGTATAATAGAAACTCTTTATTGTATATTAGTTGATTTAAGTAGAGATAGTTTAAATTGTGAAAATTTGTATCATACTAAAATAATAAGTCTGCCATGTGAAATTATAGATCATTTAAACCTATATTTGAATCCATCAAAACTAGATACTAAAATTTTATTAATTACTGCGTTTAACGTCTTGTTATCTAAATACTTTCCTTTTAATTATAGCGAATATCTAAGTATAGGTATACTTACTGATATAGATAGTGAATCAGAATTAGATATAACTAGGACATGTAAATTATTAACAATCCCAGAAAATACAAACTCTAATTTCACTAGTTATATTTCTCTTTATTTTAAAAAACTGTTACAAACCATCCCACGAAATAATAATTCACTACGTCATGTTTTAGATAGTAATCAAGCTAAGATTGAATTATCATTATCTAATAATTTAAGTGATTCAATAAGATATTTTAGAGCTTTTTTTTGCCGTTTTGATAAATCTCAAGATAATCATCATTTGTTAATAGTAAAATACATTCCTAAATACTACTCAACTTATTTTATTGACGATTTTAGTAAAAATTTTATAAATCTACTTTATAATCTTACAAAGAATCCTTCTATACATATTGATAAAATTTCTTTTCTTCAGACTCAAGAATCGATTTCACAAATACCAATTGAATACAGTGGATATGAAAATGTCATATCTTTAATCGAGCAAAAGGTTAATGAATTTCCAGATCAAATTGCAGTTAAATATCTTGAAGAATCCTTGACTTACAAGGAACTTCAAAGAAAATCAAATTTTATAGCTTATCAATTACTAAGAAATAAAATAAAAAAAGGAGACTTTATAGGAGTTTTAGCCGAGAGATCTATAGAGTTTATTTATATAATAATTGGAATAATGAAAGCAGGAGGATGTTATCTTCCGATAAATCCCAAATTACCAATAGAACGTATACGTCACATAGTAGAATCAACAAATATGCAGATAGTTCTTACAGAGCAAGATGGAAATTATTATGAAGATCTTTTTTCTGATGGGAGGATAACTTTTTACGATTTATTAAATAGTGAAGTAGAGATAGATACTTTTCTTCCTTTTATTCAAGAAAAGGATTTATCTTATATTTTATTTACTTCAGGTACTACAGGTATGCCTAAAGGTGTTGTAATTGAACATGGAGCTTTAGCAGATAGATTATTATGGCTTAAAGAAATGCTTTCTATTAATCAAAATGATATAATATTGCATCATAGTAATATTAGTTTTGATACTTCTATTGAAGAAATTTTCTTACCATTAATTAGTGGAAGCACTTTAGTTTTAGCTCCGCGTGATATACATGATAAAATAGCAGATTTTAATACTATAATTAATTTTTATAAGGTTACATGCGTTGAATTTGTTCCATCATTATTAAAATTATTTATTAATTTATCAGATTTAAGATCTTGTACTTCACTAAAATATGTAATTTCGGGAGGAGAACCCCTAAGTTATCAATTAACCCAAAAGTTCTATCAGTTAGCTCCTTATTGTTTACTTCTTAATCTATATGGACCTACTGAGGCTACAATGAATGCAGCTTATTATATATGTCAACCTCAAGAAATTGAGAGGACAAGATATATTCCTATAGGCTTTCCTGTAGCTAATTTAAATTTTTATATATTAGATCAGAATAGATATATAGTTCCATTCGGAGGAATTGGTGAATTGTATCTAAAAGGACATGGTATTGCTGCAGGGTATATTAGAAATAATGCTAAATTAGAGCAGTGCTCTATATTAGATAAAAACTTAGGAGTTTTATATAAAACTGGAGATTTAGTACGTTATCTTACAGATCATGCATTAGAATTTATAGGACGTGTTGATAGACAAATAAAGTTACGTGGTTATAGAATTGAATTAGAAGAGATAGAAAACGTTATATCAAAATATCATTTACTTAACCAAAATGCTGTTGTTTTATATGGACAAAATGAATCTACCACCAAAATAGTAGCTTTTATTAGTTTAATCCATAAAAATGACGAAGAGTTACACGTACTTGAAAATGAAATCCGAGAGTTTTGTGGTAAGAGTCTACCATATTATATGATTCCAAGTCTATTTGTTTTCTTACCAAAATTACCTTTTTTACCTTCTGGTAAGATAGACTATACTTCACTATTACGTTCTTTAGATAAAGTTGATGCAAAAGACACTAATGTAGATATTCATTTTATAAATGAAATTGAGAAGATTATTTATGAAGTATGGTTAACAATATTAGAAGAAGATGTCCCGAGTTTTAATACTAATTTTTTTAGTTTAGGTGGTAATTCTCTATCTGCTGTTCAAATGATTTCTATGTTACGTGCTAAAGGTATATATCTTGAGATAAGTGATATATTTGCTAATGCCACTATTGAGGCATTAGCAAACAAAGCAAGTAAAAAAAATTATGCTACCAAGGAAAGTTCTATTATTGTTCCTCTTAAAGAAAGAACTCGCATTCCTCTTTCCTATGCACAACAGAGATTATGGTACTTATATCAGCTTGAAGGAGGAGGAAGTAGTGCATATAATATGCCTATGATATTCCAACTAGATGGAGTATTACATGTAAGTTATTTAAAAGAGGCTATTAATATAATAATACAACGTCATGAAATTTTACGAACAATATTTAAATCTAAAAATGGAGAACCATGGCAAGAGATACTTCCTAAAAATAATATAGAACTTAATCCAATCAAAGTTTCTCAGAAAGAATTAGAAAATCTTATAGTAAATGAAACTCATATACCATTTAATATAGAAACAGGACCTTTAGCAAGGTACAGACTTTTTAAGGTTAAGGATAATTGTAATATATTAGTTATTACAATGCATAATATAATAACGGATGGATGGTCAGAAGGAATTTTTATTAAAGAATTAAACTCTATTTATAATGCTTTGATCAATAAACAAGAACCTTCTTTGCCTAACTTAACTATACAATATGCAGATTATTCTGTATGGCAAAAACACAAAATAAATCAAGATAAACAAGCGGAAAGTTTGCCATATTGGATCAATAAATTAAGTGGATTTACTGAATTAAAGTTAGTATCAGAAGTGTGTATAGACAATGCTGGTGAAGCGATTGGGCAAGATATAAAAATTGATATTTATTGCCCAGATCTGATAACAGCCATTCATAAATTAGCTAAGGAAAAAAATACTAGTCCTTATGTTATATTAGTAACAGCATATACTGTATTATTAAGTTTCTATAGTAATCAAGATGATGTAACTTTTGGTACAGGATTTGCTGGTCGTAATATTACAGAATTAGAAAATTTAATTGGTTTTTTTGTTAATACAATAGTTTTACGTAATGATCTTAATGGTAATCCTACTTTTTATGAATTAATTGAAAAAGTCAAAATTACCTGTGATGAAGCTCAACAACACCAAGATGTTCCTTTTGAAAAGATTGTAGATGCTCTAATGCTTGAAAGAGAGGAAAATAAAAATCCAATTTTTCAAACTTTATTCATATTACAAAAATATGGAGATACTATTGATTTAGCACTTTCTAACCTTATTTGCTCAAATATCATAACAAACAGAAAAACCTCAACTTTTGATATTACATTTAATTTAATGCTAGAAGCTAAAGGTCTTTCAGGAGATATCCAATATAATGCCAAATTATTTTCTAAGAAGTTTATCCAAAGTATATTAAATACATTTTATCGTATTTTAAATTTATTGGTTAATAATCCAAAATCTTCTGTTAAATCAGTTAATATTATGGATCAAGTAGAATTATTATCAATATTAAATGATTGGAATCAAACTGAAGTAGTGTATAACGAAGAACAACATGTTTATAAAAATTTTGAAGTTCAAGCTAATCTTTTTCCTAATAATGTTGCTTTTATTTATAAAGATGAAAGTATTACTTATAAAGACTTAAATAGACGTGTAGAAAAATTAGCTTCCTTGTTGAGAAGTAAATTAGAAAATAGTACTTCTGTTTCTTCTAACCATGATATAATCGGGATTTATATGGAAAAGAGCATAGAATATGTTATTTCTATGTTAGCAATAATGAAAATTGGTTCTGCTTTTTTGCCACTAGATCCTGAATTTCCTATAGAAAGACTGAATTATTATATACAAGATTCTGGAGTTACTTATGCAGTATGTGATTCAAATTTACCAAATTTGAATCAATTAAATGTGAGTAATTTCATAGAGATAGACTCATATGTCCAAGATTATTACGTAATAAACAAAGAGATAAGATTAGATTCATCTAATTTATGTTACGTAATATATACATCAGGTTCTACAGGAGTTCCAAAAGGTGTAGAAATTTGTCATGGTGCAGTTAATAATTTACTAAAATTTATGGGTGATAAGTTAAATTTTTCATCTAATGAACGCATGTTAAGTTTAACATCTATTAATTTTGATATAGTTTATCTAGAACTGTTATTACCACTTATGTATGGAGCAAGTTGTATTATAACTCCTATAAATGAGGTAAGGGATAATATATTGGTTAAGAATCTGATTACAAAATTTAATCCAACCTATATTCAAGCTACCCCTTCTTTTTGGTCCACTTTTATTAAAGACAATGAGAAGTACAAAAATATTAACATTTTAACTGGTGGAGAAATATTACATACTAAGCTAGCACAAAATCTTTGTGATATATTTCAAGACGTATGGAACGTTTATGGACCTACGGAAGTTACTATATGGTCTACTATCAAAAAAATTGATAACCCAAACCAAATTACTATAGGTACTCCTATAGCAAATACCAAATGTTATGTTCTTGACGAGTATTTAAAACCTGTACCTACTGGAGTAATAGGAGAATTATATATCTCAGGAAAAGGACTAGCGACTGGATATCGTAATAAACAAGAATTAACAGATCTATTTTTTATTCCTAATCCTTTTTTATCAACTTATGTTACTGACTATAAAAAAATATACAAAACTGGAGACTTAGTGCGTTATACATATACAGGAGAAATACAATATATAGGTAGAAAAGATCAACAAATAAAAATGCGAGGACATCGAATAGAATTACTAGAAATTGAAGCTAATATTTTAAAATATGAAACTATAAAAGAAGTAGTTGTAATCTTCACAGAAGATATTATTAGGGCTTACTGTGTTCCTAAAAATCAAAGTATCAGATTGAATTTTAATGATATTTATGAATTTATTTGTAAATTATTACCTGTTTACATGATACCTAGTAAATGGCATGAAATCAAACAAATACCAAAAACTCACAGTGGTAAAATTGATCGCAATAACCTTTTACTAAACATTGTTGGTGATCAACAGCAAAAAACCACATTAGATATAGAACCTTTTAATGATATACAAAGTAGATTGCTAAAGATTTGGAATAGTGTATTAAAAATAGATACTATTACTCTAACAGATAGCTTTTATATGATAGGAGGACATTCTTTGCTTATACCCCCTATAGTAGCAAGTATAAATTCAGAATTTGCTACTCAAATGACAATAAGAGATTTTATTCCTAATAATACTTTATTAAAATTATCTAAGTATATAGAAAGTAAGTTTGAGCTATTATAA
- a CDS encoding integrase, which produces MLGKLLNDFKEKMIAEDTSDNTIKNYVSDIKIFYKWYQEIGFLENIDKITHYHLNTYKDYLIHNQRKKASSINRNIQSLKKFFQFMADKKLIKENPSEKIKFLKQTKRTKPKALTKNDIHKLLSVTSHSSHGTKKRNYAIIQLLLQTGIRVGELVNLEIRDLTLHDRSGEIRIINAKGGKERTIPLNSSARKALRNYFGGKNPEEKRVVFLSKQNKKMTVRAIQKVINSLAGKAGIENMSPHTLRHTFAINYLRSNPECLVELSTLLGHESLDTTSIYTVASKERLASTIENAGYYINE; this is translated from the coding sequence ATGTTAGGTAAATTATTAAATGATTTTAAAGAAAAGATGATCGCTGAAGATACCAGTGATAATACCATCAAAAATTATGTCTCAGATATCAAAATCTTTTATAAATGGTATCAAGAAATAGGATTTTTAGAAAATATCGATAAAATAACCCATTATCATTTAAACACTTACAAGGATTATTTAATTCATAATCAACGAAAAAAAGCCTCCTCAATCAATAGAAATATCCAGAGTTTAAAAAAATTCTTTCAATTCATGGCTGATAAGAAACTTATCAAGGAGAATCCATCAGAAAAAATAAAATTTTTAAAACAAACAAAAAGAACAAAGCCTAAGGCACTAACCAAAAATGATATTCACAAACTATTATCAGTAACTTCCCATTCATCACATGGAACAAAAAAGCGTAATTATGCCATTATACAACTTTTGTTGCAGACAGGCATTAGAGTCGGAGAGCTAGTTAATCTGGAAATAAGGGATTTAACACTACATGATAGATCAGGAGAAATAAGAATTATTAATGCCAAGGGCGGCAAAGAAAGAACTATACCTTTAAATAGTTCTGCAAGAAAAGCTTTACGTAATTATTTTGGAGGAAAAAATCCGGAAGAAAAAAGAGTAGTATTTTTAAGCAAACAAAATAAAAAAATGACCGTCAGAGCTATACAAAAGGTAATTAATAGTTTAGCAGGTAAAGCAGGTATAGAAAATATGAGTCCACACACTTTAAGACATACTTTTGCTATTAACTACTTAAGGTCTAATCCTGAGTGTCTAGTAGAATTAAGTACACTATTAGGACATGAATCACTTGATACTACTTCTATTTATACAGTAGCTTCAAAAGAAAGATTAGCTAGTACAATAGAAAATGCAGGGTACTATATCAATGAATGA
- a CDS encoding parA — translation MAKKISILNPKGGCGKTTLSSNLGSSLLLNGYKTLLIDTDPQGTLRDWKSMDENDSQPQIIVIDRPNLQKDLTSIAINFDYLIIDGAAKLQDMITFAVKNSDVVLIPIQPSAADIWACEALIHLIKARQEVTDGIPKAAFIISRQIKNSNLARDIDEALKQFSFPVFNSRTTQRVIYGEALSSGKSVFNIESSGEAASEIQNITKELQNFIYEQKI, via the coding sequence ATGGCAAAAAAGATCAGTATTTTAAATCCAAAAGGCGGTTGCGGGAAAACTACTTTAAGCTCAAATTTGGGATCAAGCTTACTACTAAATGGATATAAAACCTTATTAATAGATACTGATCCACAAGGCACTTTAAGAGATTGGAAATCAATGGATGAAAATGATAGTCAACCTCAAATAATTGTTATTGATAGACCTAATTTACAAAAAGATCTAACTTCAATTGCAATTAATTTTGACTATTTAATTATTGATGGTGCAGCTAAATTACAGGACATGATTACTTTTGCAGTAAAAAACTCTGATGTCGTCCTTATACCAATTCAACCTTCTGCTGCTGATATATGGGCCTGCGAAGCATTAATTCATTTAATAAAAGCAAGGCAAGAGGTAACAGATGGAATACCTAAAGCAGCATTTATAATTAGCAGACAAATCAAAAACTCCAATCTTGCTAGAGATATAGATGAAGCTTTAAAACAATTTTCTTTTCCAGTTTTTAACTCTCGTACTACACAAAGAGTTATTTACGGTGAGGCATTAAGCTCAGGTAAGAGTGTTTTTAATATAGAAAGTAGCGGAGAAGCTGCTTCTGAGATACAAAATATAACAAAAGAATTGCAAAATTTTATTTATGAACAAAAAATTTAA